The DNA region AACAGATCTTCGTTTTGGTGCCTCCATGGGTGTGATCGGAATTAACCACCTACATTTTATCAGCGAACAAAGCCGGTTAAGTACCCATTTGGCCATCACAGGCCTACAAAACACCACTGATATGGTTGACCTTGGGCATGATAAAGAAATTCCTGTGATCGTGGAGGATGACCACGAGCTTACCATTAGGTTTTCCACCGGATTGCATCATCGGTTCAATGCAAGAAACTTCGTGCACCTTGGCACCAATTGCGACCTAAAAAATGCACGATACGTCGGAAAACAGTACCATTGGGATATTGATCGTTATGTTTACTATATGAATGGTAGAGGATTATTCTCTTTTGTACAGGCCTATACCGATTGGCTGCACCGTTTCAGCAACAACCTTAGTACTTCTATTGGATTACATTCCTCCTTTTTGCTTTTGAATAATGGATTTGCGCTCGAGCCACGTCTAGCAACGCGGTGGACATTCAAGCCAGGCCAGTTTTTAAGCTTTGCTACCGGAATGCACAGCCAGACGCAACCAACGGCGGTTTATCTGATGGAGGAATTGGTGGACACTTCGCAGATGGTATATCAACGCACTAACAAAGATGTAGGATTTTCGCGTAGCCTGCATTTTGTTGCTGGTTATGACCGACTGTTGGGCGAAGGACACAGACTAAAAACTGAGGTGTATTATCAATGGTTATATCATATACCTGTTTCGCATCAGCGTCCCGAATATGCCGCACTTAATCACGGTGGTGCGTTTGGCTATATCGTTTTTCATGAGTTAGTAAACCAGGGTAAGGGAAAAAATTATGGTATAGAGCTGACACTGGAAAAATTTCTCCGCAAAGGTTTCTATTACCTTATCACTGCCTCCATGTTTGAATCACATTATTGCGGGTTTGACAGCGTATGGCGAAACACCGCATACAATAATAATTTTGTTATCAATGCGTTGGGAGGGTTCGAATGGTCTATTGGCAAGCGCAGCCATATAGCACTCGATTTAAAAACAGTTTATGCTGGTGGGAACAGGTATTTACCGGTTGATGTGGAACAATCGTTAAAAAGGAATGGTGTTGTTTACGATTGGAAACATGCTTACGAAAACAGATACCCCGATTATTTCAGGATGAATGCCAGAATCAGTTATCACCTCAACGGAGAAAAAATTAACCAGCAATGGGCAATCGACCTGCAAAATCTTACTAATCAAAAAAATATTTTTACGCAAAACTGGAATAACAGTAAGCGCAAATTAGTAACATCCTACCAGATGGGGTTTATGCCAATGTTAACCTACAAAATACATTTCTAATCACTATTATCCGACTAAATTTTAAAATGTAACCCTTCGGCCATGAGCCTATTTTAGGATGGGGTTGGGTTGCAGATATTTGCGCTTAAAATTTTTGGGATATGATTCGTAAAGAGCGCAAAGACAAAATGTTTTTTTTGGTTGAGCAGTGGGAGCAAAGCGGTGTAACAGCCCCCTAATAGGTCGGACATAATTACCAACAAAAATTATTACTCCGGCAATTAAACATATCAATTAACAGGCTTTAGCGTAGTTTACTTTTTCGTGCTCAAAAAAGCTTTTGACTTTCTTCTTGTTGTGGTAAAGCTTTCGCATGTATGACCTCACATAGCCTTCAAGTTCACCCTGGCTACGTGGTGCAGGCTTGCTCCTTATCTTGTTCTTCACATCATTGTTCACATATTCATCAGGGTTCAGTTCGGGGCTGTAAGCTGGCAAGAAGTACAGCTCTATAAGCAGCCTGTTTTCTTCCAACCAGGCTGAAACCCGTTTAGAATGATGTACTTTCAAATTATCCACAATCAGGAAAACCTTACGGGGCGCATCGCGCACAAGCCGTTTCAAAAAAGTGAGGAAAAGGTCTATGTTCATTGCCCCTTTATAGACCATCCAACGTATCTTGCCTTGGTTGTCAATGGCCGAAACCATACTGGTACTAAAGCGTTTGCCCGTTACATTTCTCACAGGTGTTACCCCTTTGGGCGAATACCCCCTGCCCCTGTTATCCTCACTCGAAAAACCGGTTTCGTCGCACCACATAATGTCGGCTTCATGTTCTTTTGCCTTTTCCTTTATGGCAGGGTAAACCTCCTCAAGCCACCTCTTAACCTGTTCAGGTTGTTGCTCGTACGAACTTTTAACAGGCTTCTGGGGTGTAAACCCCCATCGCTTGAGGTAATCGCCTACTGTGCGTATGGGTAGTAAAATCCCAAATTGCATTTGGATCAGCTGGGCAACTGCATGGCGTGTCCACAAGGCATAAGGCAGCTTAAGCTGTTCAGGATGCTTGTCAATGAGCATGCTTTTAATGGCTTTCTCTTGCAACTTGTCCAAACGGCGCATTTCGCCTTGCTTTCTGCCCCTGGTCTTAGGATTGATTGCTGAAACCCCTTCTTCTTTATAGGATTTCCACCAAAGGTGAACTGTCCGGCCACTGCATCCAAGCATCTTTGCAACTTCAACTTGTTTTTTGCCACTTTTCAACATTCGTATGGCTGACCGGCGCATCTCCTTTAGCGCTGGGTCAGGTAGTTTTCTAAAATCTATTCGTTCCATACGACAAAAATACACAATTATTTTATATATTTAACCGCCGAGGTAATAAATCAGGGCGATTTATGAAGAATAAAAGACACTTTTGTTTGTTCGGAAATATGAAGCAGGGATTCTAAGCCCCTGCTTCTTAAATGAATAACTATTTGCTCATCATCTTTGTTTTGCAGACAAATTGTATTGTAAATGACCTACAAGTTTTGTCATAGTTTTAAGGTCAAGCCCGCTGTAATCCAGGAGATGCCATAGCCCAGTTCGCCAAACACCCCAAACTTTTCTCCGAAGTGATAACGGCCGCCTACATATCCTGAATAAGTCAAACCTCCGGCGGATGGAGTGGGGAGATTGACTGAGCCTTCAAGACTTACATTTGCGATGTTGTAACCTAACATTATGCCACCATAAGTGTCGATATTGTCAACCAATGGATAATGGTAAGCGCCCTTTGCACCAATGATAATATAGCTGTATTTCCATTTGTAGTTCAGTGCCGAAAAATCCTGCACCGATGAGGTGTAGCCGGCATATCCTCCAACTGAAATGTTGTCGTTGATGCCTACCTCAAAACTTACCGAAACCGGTGGCATAGTCACACTGCCCGCCGCAAAACGGGCACCCAGGCCAAGTCCAATATTCAGGTCTTTCTGTCCTTTTTCAAACTGGGCAAATGATGCTACATTCCACATCAAGAGGGCTACTGCCAGAAGTAATAATCTTGCTTTCATAATTTGATTTTGATTGATTGTTTGCCTACTCTATTCTAACTTTTCGGCCTACGCTATCTATCTTAACTTTTGGTTCTGATTCATCTAAAAGCTCAAATCGTAAACTACTGTACGAGCTGATTTTCTAAATGCTATTACCGTTTTCCTTTGAAAATTCTCTGAACATTTGCGATGA from Bacteroidota bacterium includes:
- a CDS encoding outer membrane beta-barrel protein, whose protein sequence is MKARLLLLAVALLMWNVASFAQFEKGQKDLNIGLGLGARFAAGSVTMPPVSVSFEVGINDNISVGGYAGYTSSVQDFSALNYKWKYSYIIIGAKGAYHYPLVDNIDTYGGIMLGYNIANVSLEGSVNLPTPSAGGLTYSGYVGGRYHFGEKFGVFGELGYGISWITAGLTLKL
- a CDS encoding IS630 family transposase, translated to MERIDFRKLPDPALKEMRRSAIRMLKSGKKQVEVAKMLGCSGRTVHLWWKSYKEEGVSAINPKTRGRKQGEMRRLDKLQEKAIKSMLIDKHPEQLKLPYALWTRHAVAQLIQMQFGILLPIRTVGDYLKRWGFTPQKPVKSSYEQQPEQVKRWLEEVYPAIKEKAKEHEADIMWCDETGFSSEDNRGRGYSPKGVTPVRNVTGKRFSTSMVSAIDNQGKIRWMVYKGAMNIDLFLTFLKRLVRDAPRKVFLIVDNLKVHHSKRVSAWLEENRLLIELYFLPAYSPELNPDEYVNNDVKNKIRSKPAPRSQGELEGYVRSYMRKLYHNKKKVKSFFEHEKVNYAKAC
- a CDS encoding TonB-dependent receptor: MPGATIILIGTDPLIGTISDADGNFRLEKIIVGRVDIVVSMIGYEPVSLRNYLLTSGKELLLTVRMDEKIYQLSDIEVRPELEKHKPLNELAMVSARSFTVEETERYAGSLGDPSRMAANFAGVSSPTDQRNDIVIRGNSPFGLLWRLEGIDIPNPNHFGTMGSTGGPVSILNNNLLDNSDFYTGAFPAEFGNAMAGVFDLRLRNGNNEKREFTGQVGFNGFELGAEGPIFRWSKSSFLANFRYSTLELLRSAGLSFGTGQAVPQYKDLAFKVNIPLKSGKISVFGIGGISRIEMLDSQGDSASYGFSGTDLRFGASMGVIGINHLHFISEQSRLSTHLAITGLQNTTDMVDLGHDKEIPVIVEDDHELTIRFSTGLHHRFNARNFVHLGTNCDLKNARYVGKQYHWDIDRYVYYMNGRGLFSFVQAYTDWLHRFSNNLSTSIGLHSSFLLLNNGFALEPRLATRWTFKPGQFLSFATGMHSQTQPTAVYLMEELVDTSQMVYQRTNKDVGFSRSLHFVAGYDRLLGEGHRLKTEVYYQWLYHIPVSHQRPEYAALNHGGAFGYIVFHELVNQGKGKNYGIELTLEKFLRKGFYYLITASMFESHYCGFDSVWRNTAYNNNFVINALGGFEWSIGKRSHIALDLKTVYAGGNRYLPVDVEQSLKRNGVVYDWKHAYENRYPDYFRMNARISYHLNGEKINQQWAIDLQNLTNQKNIFTQNWNNSKRKLVTSYQMGFMPMLTYKIHF